One Silene latifolia isolate original U9 population chromosome 4, ASM4854445v1, whole genome shotgun sequence DNA segment encodes these proteins:
- the LOC141653190 gene encoding DDT domain-containing protein DDR4-like, with amino-acid sequence MNDTVLDPIHGSSGGLDLNGDTNKPEFENPGLVEVNSNNSNSNDVVVCSKGVKNGRNSSNDVFVKRERPTRACTTRAPKYVDPPVIERRPRAPKKEKAVAVVEEEDVNVSEEENEGMGQCSKVVTSLVNQPTPDQMPRWQLRSMWELASILHFLHVFRPLLNITVEFSAEELESALLTPNGTLGDVHIPLLKAIPPVIRSACGRDTWVTVLCRKLRDWWHWVAEGDLPIVSAQGAEIETYKNLDPAVRVVILKALCDIRVEQDDIRSYIDNSVKHGVQLSAFRKARIGGDSHGISYWYEDDELIGHRLYRESRKVEKNIEVKKGKTKGSHVLPSTSYEWETVATNLDEFLDVSEKLFSSTSRTEVALGKKLKNDMIPEIERIHKKKEKWLKKQHRQALLLDNFVNMDGFGAGRSLRDRKPVTYTFDDFDRSINEAIKVTKRKQHSPEPGIRRELTKPEPSANGRWNGSSHSSMHESFSALSPDFDEMDEDHKSEPLDRSSRRRQKSQRYSVEEFVGALSDDEYVASDDDIVGEAVYYDDEEELEDRKQKKKVTSSSEGEGEEEYDWSDENGDDELEEEEDSMSVSEDSDQPRKRSKETQGRARRQTRLRSADDDPGLRRSKRSTRNQIDYQKYEFSESETESIKQSKTNLVEYSMGSQDSDEGEEEEDQERGFDESIPMAVEKDENQPSIKSESPSQDEDDRVGERRFLDLNELAPGPGLEDGPSALVKDNDGKDE; translated from the exons ATGAACGACACCGTTTTAGACCCGATCCATGGATCTTCGGGTGGGTTAGACTTAAATGGAGATACCAACAAACCCGAATTCGAAAACCCGGGTTTAGTTGAGgtaaatagtaataatagtaatagcaaTGATGTTGTTGTATGTAGTAAGGGTGTGAAAAATGGTAGGAATAGTAGTAATGATGTTTTTGTTAAGAGGGAAAGGCCCACCCGGGCCTGCACGACCCGGGCACCGAAGTATGTGGACCCACCAGTGATTGAAAGGCGGCCCAGGGCACCGAAGAAGGAGAAGGCGGTGGCGGTGGTGGAAGAGGAGGATGTTAATGTTAGTGAGGAGGAGAATGAGGGTATGGGGCAATGTAGTAAGGTGGTCACTTCATTGGTTAACCAACCTACACCTGATCAAATGCCACGGTGGCAGTTGCGGTCCATGTGGGAATTGGCTTCAATACTTCATTTCTTGCAT GTGTTTCGGCCGCTTTTGAACATTACAGTTGAGTTCAGTGCTGAGGAGTTGGAGTCTGCATTGCTTACTCCAAATGGTACACTGGGCGATGTACATATACCCTTGCTAAAG GCAATTCCCCCAGTTATCCGCTCGGCTTGTGGACGTGATACATGGGTTACCGTACTATGTAGAAAATTGAGAGACTGGTGGCACTGG GTTGCTGAAGGAGATTTACCTATTGTTTCTGCCCAGGG GGCTGAGATCGAAACATATAAGAATCTAGATCCGGCAGTTCGTGTTGTGATTCTGAAAGCTTTATGTGACATTCGGGTTGAG CAAGATGATATCAGAAGTTATATTGATAACTCGGTGAAACATGGTGTTCAGCTTTCAGCATTTCGCAAAGCGCGCATTGGGGGTGATTCACATGGAATTTCGTATTG GTATGAAGACGATGAGTTAATTGGCCATAGGCTTTATCGTGAGTCCCGGAAAGTCGAGAAAAACATTGAGGTGAAGAAAGGAAAGACCAAGGGTTCCCATGTTCTTCCGAGCACATCTTATGAGTGGGAAACAGTGGCGACTAATTTGGATGAATTTCTAGATGTTTCT GAAAAGCTTTTCTCTAGCACAAGCCGAACAGAAGTTGCGCTTggcaaaaaattgaaaaatgataTGATTCCTGAGATTGAAAGGATTCACAAG AAAAAAGAAAAGTGGTTGAAAAAGCAGCACCGACAAGCTCTTCttctcgataattttgttaatatggATGGATTTGGTGCTGGACGATCTCTTCGTGACAGAAAACCTGTTACTTACACTTTTG ATGATTTTGACCGATCAATCAATGAGGCTATTAAAGTCACCAA GCGCAAACAGCATTCACCAGAACCTGGAATTAGAAGGGAACTTACTAAGCCTGAACCCTCTGCAAATGGTAGATGGAATGGCTCTTCACATTCTTCGATGCATGAGTCATTTAGTGCCCTATCtcctgattttgatgaaatggaTGAAGATCACAAGTCTGAACCATTGGATCGTAG TTCCCGAAGGAGACAAAAATCTCAGAGATATTCAGTGGAAGAGTTTGTTGGTGCATTATCAGATGATGAATACGTTGCAAGTGATGATGATATTGTTGGGGAAGCTGTTTATTACGATGATGAAGAGGAGCTTGAGGATCGTAAACAGAAGAAGAAGGTGACAAGCAGCTCAGAGGGCGAAGGAGAGGAGGAGTATGATTGGAGCGATGAAAATGGAGACGATGAgttggaagaagaagaggattcAATGAGCGTTAGTGAAGATAGCGACCAACCGAGAAAGAGGTCAAAGGAAACACAAGGCAGGGCCCGCCGACAAACCAGATTGAGGTCAGCTGACGATGACCCTGGTTTAAGGCGGAGTAAACGGTCCACAAGAAACCAGATTGATTACCAAAAATATGAATTTTCGGAATCTGAAACCGAGTCTATAAAACAGAGCAAGACAAACCTAGTTGAGTACTCGATGGGAAGTCAGGACTCTGACgagggtgaagaagaagaagaccagGAAAGAGGGTTTGACGAGTCTATTCCCATGGCGGTTGAGAAAGATGAAAACCAACCCTCGATTAAGTCGGAAAGTCCAAGCCAAGATGAGGATGATAGAGTTGGAGAGAGACGGTTTCTTGACCTTAATGAACTTGCACCGGGTCCTGGTTTGGAAGATGGACCCAGTGCTTTAGTGAAGGACAATGATGGAAAAGATGAGTAA